The following proteins come from a genomic window of Dermacentor albipictus isolate Rhodes 1998 colony chromosome 8, USDA_Dalb.pri_finalv2, whole genome shotgun sequence:
- the LOC135915542 gene encoding keratin-associated protein 19-2-like — protein MNGYTLLAFLGVIAAAYAGGYGLGYGHGLGYGHGYGLGYGYGHGYGHGYGLGHGYGHGHHGAVVATSVQKTVHHAPARAVAVGVAHGYGHGLGYGHALGYGHGLGYGVALGHGYGYGHGFGHYG, from the exons ATGAACGGATAC ACCCTTCTCGCCTTCCTTGGCGTCATCGCCGCTGCCTACGCCGGTGGCTACGGCCTCGGCTACGGTCATGGTCTCGGCTATGGCCACGGCTATGGTCTTGGCTATGGCTATGGCCACGGCTATGGACATGGTTATGGCCTCGGCCACGGCTACGGACATGGTCACCATGGCGccgttgtggccacctctgtgcaGAAGACTGTTCATCATGCTCCTGCCCGTG CTGTTGCTGTTGGCGTTGCTCACGGCTACGGACACGGTCTTGGCTATGGACACGCTCTTGGCTATGGCCACGGTCTTGGCTACGGTGTTGCCCTCGGCCATGGTTATGGATATGGTCATGGCTTCGGACACTACGGCTAA